Genomic DNA from Sphingomonas lacunae:
AACGGATCAAGCGATGGCACAGCGGACATTGCGCGGGCGATGGCTGAACGGCACAAGGGGGTGACCGTCCATGACTGGCAGCAGGGTGGAAAGTCGCGCAGCTGGAGCCGCTTTGTGCACGACGAGTTGCGCGAGGTTTCGCCAGTTCACATTTTCATTGATGGTGATGCTGAAGTGTTGCCGGGCACCCTGCATGCGCTGGAAGTAACGTTGCTGACCCGGTCGGGAGTCAATGCTGTTGCCGGTGTGCCCGGCAATGGCCGTCGGGCGCTGACCTATCGCCGATCTCTGGCGGCGCGGCATGGCCTGTTTGGTGACCTGTACGCCCTGTCGGGGGATTTTGTCGCGCGGATGCGGGCCAGAAACATTCGCCTGCCCGACGATTGCATTGGCGATGACGGGCTGATCGGCGCGCTGGCCAAGATTGACCTCGGCACCTTGGCCGAGTGGCGCAATGAACGGGTGGAGGTGGCGCAGGATGCGATTTTCCTGTGTGAACCGGTCAGCCTGTTCAATCCGCAGACCTGGCGTCTGCAATATCGGCGGATGATCAATTACAGCCAACGCCACTATCAGAATCTTTTGATCAGCAGCTTGCTGGAAAGCGGCGGCGCGACGGCTCTGCCTCGGGAGTTGACGCCATTGTACAAGGCGGCGCTGGGCGATTGGCGCCCGCGCCTGGGTGTTGCAGGCTGGTTTGACCGGCTGGCGTTGAGGCGGATGGCTGAGGTCGCCAAATAGGGCCGGCCCTTTAGCTCAAGCAGCGGATTTGCGTCCCCTTATTTGGGCAATGGCATCGCCGAGCAGGGTAGGGGCCAAAAGCTTGAGACCGGCAAGATAGGCCAAGCCACCGGTTCCAACCAGCACGGCCAGGTGGGCTGGCGCCCATAGCTGGAGCGGGCGCAATAGCCATTGATCGACCGCCAGCACCACCGCACCCATCGTCAGCGCCGCGCCAGCAACAGGGGCGAGGGCCATCGCCAGATCACGGATCGGCACATTGATCAGCCGCCGACTGAACAGCATCGTCATCATGAGCAGCGCCGGAGCGGCGATCAGCCAGACCGCCGCCATGCTGTGGATGCCGGTGCGTGAGGCGATGAAGAAGCACAGGAAGAAGATTGCCGCTCCCGCCATCGCTGAACGCATCGGCACATCTGGTCGACCAAGAGCGTTGAGAGCAGGAGCGAACATGATCTGCAGGGTCATGAACGGCATGGCGAGCGCCACCAGCGTGACCAGGGGGGCAATCTCCAGCCACTTTGGCCCAAACAGGGTGGCGACCAGGGGCTCTGCAGTGACCGCC
This window encodes:
- a CDS encoding glycosyltransferase family A protein, producing the protein MMTPRRCIAVLAHNEEARIGRCLASLLPLREGDHLHIIVNGSSDGTADIARAMAERHKGVTVHDWQQGGKSRSWSRFVHDELREVSPVHIFIDGDAEVLPGTLHALEVTLLTRSGVNAVAGVPGNGRRALTYRRSLAARHGLFGDLYALSGDFVARMRARNIRLPDDCIGDDGLIGALAKIDLGTLAEWRNERVEVAQDAIFLCEPVSLFNPQTWRLQYRRMINYSQRHYQNLLISSLLESGGATALPRELTPLYKAALGDWRPRLGVAGWFDRLALRRMAEVAK